From the genome of Malus sylvestris chromosome 6, drMalSylv7.2, whole genome shotgun sequence, one region includes:
- the LOC126627442 gene encoding probable lipid phosphate phosphatase beta, which translates to MLGRLVALDTTVSQHLHVLAKPFLPHSLLLLLELSADFRFFFPLSLSLLLAPIPDPSPTQILRPLLSPLIFGLLLDLAVVGLIKLLFRRSRPLYNKKMSIAVSVDHFSFPSGHSSRVCFVASLLHLSAAALTDALANLRSASPFVDRWIGADEVNAVRILVSVAWAWAVGTSVSRVLLGRHFVTDVFTGACLGVLEALVSFHLLRF; encoded by the coding sequence ATGCTCGGCCGCTTAGTAGCTCTAGATACGACCGTCTCCCAACATCTCCACGTCCTCGCCAAACCCTTCCTCCCccactccctcctcctcctcctcgaaCTCTCAGCCGACTTCCGCTTCTtcttccctctctccctctccctcctccTTGCCCCGATCCCAGACCCAAGCCCAACCCAAATCCTCCGCCCACTCCTCTCCCCACTCATCTTCGGCCTCCTCCTCGACCTCGCCGTCGTCGGCCTAATCAAACTCCTCTTTCGCCGCTCCCGCCCTCTCTACAACAAGAAGATGAGCATCGCCGTTTCGGTAGACCACTTCTCCTTCCCCAGCGGACACTCCTCTCGGGTTTGCTTCGTCGCCTCCCTCTTGCACCTCTCCGCCGCCGCCCTTACCGATGCCCTCGCCAACCTACGGTCAGCgtctcccttcgttgatcgTTGGATCGGCGCGGACGAGGTCAATGCCGTGAGGATTTTGGTCTCGGTTGCTTGGGCCTGGGCCGTCGGCACCTCCGTCTCTAGGGTTTTGCTGGGTAGGCATTTCGTCACCGACGTTTTCACCGGGGCGTGTTTGGGCGTGCTTGAGGCTCTGGTTTCGTTTCACTTGCTGAGGTTCTAA